From the genome of Halorussus sp. MSC15.2, one region includes:
- a CDS encoding C2H2-type zinc finger protein, with product MADEYECDLCGATFDDQEELEEHAREEHGKEM from the coding sequence ATGGCAGACGAATACGAGTGCGACTTGTGCGGTGCAACGTTCGACGACCAAGAAGAACTCGAAGAACACGCACGCGAGGAACACGGCAAGGAGATGTGA
- a CDS encoding trehalase-like domain-containing protein, translating to MNEYPPIEDHGLVGDLKTCALVSLDGTVDWCPFPGVESPSVFAGILDAERGGHFTVAPEEEEFDAEQAYIDRTNVLQTTFTTGRGEIRLTDFMVPTKGDIGADGERALYRKVEGRDGTVPIDMAFRPQFDYGRAETTITARDESVIATAGETTTE from the coding sequence ATGAACGAGTATCCACCCATCGAGGACCACGGTCTCGTCGGCGACCTCAAGACGTGCGCGCTCGTCAGTCTCGACGGAACCGTCGACTGGTGTCCGTTTCCCGGCGTCGAATCGCCCTCCGTCTTCGCTGGTATTCTCGACGCCGAACGAGGCGGTCACTTCACGGTCGCCCCGGAAGAGGAGGAGTTCGACGCCGAGCAGGCCTACATCGACCGGACGAACGTCCTGCAGACGACGTTCACGACCGGGCGGGGCGAGATACGACTCACGGACTTCATGGTCCCCACGAAAGGTGATATCGGTGCAGACGGCGAGCGCGCGCTCTATCGGAAAGTGGAGGGTCGTGACGGGACGGTCCCTATCGACATGGCGTTCCGACCCCAGTTCGATTACGGTCGAGCGGAAACGACGATAACCGCCCGAGACGAGAGTGTTATCGCAACCGCTGGCGAGACGACGACCGAGTAA